Proteins co-encoded in one Dasypus novemcinctus isolate mDasNov1 chromosome 18, mDasNov1.1.hap2, whole genome shotgun sequence genomic window:
- the LOC101428667 gene encoding cadherin-1-like, with translation MAMAALTCSLLCLAAIQLSAQVAPSSKEAPATPWELELRAADLDGSEPEMFLEDALSGRPVRVLTFPEPRHGLRRQKRDWVVPPIIVQENQRGPYPKKLAQVKSNKDKEAKVFYSVTGPGADQAPQSLFIMERETGWLAVTTVLDREQRSQYTLFLHALSSDGVAVEDPMETVIAVTDQNDNRPRFTQEVFEGSVMEGALPGTSVMQVSATDPDDSENTLNAAIAYTLLSQDPPLPRSLMFTINQNTGVISLLSSGLDQKSFPVYVLKVQAADLQGNGLSATAIAIIRVVDSSARPPICSPPLGKASEERPGRTPRQGRRNRPCPAGPASDPRPPGPGQAEGPGRRQDRPEGGEGAQPSRALTARLLRMGKLRQGLTVGAVRIEVLAGP, from the exons CTTTCTGCCCAGGTGGCGCCATCCAGTAAGGAGGCTCCCGCGACACCTTGGGAGCTGGAGCTGAGGGCGGCGGACCTGGACGGCAGTGAACCCGAGATGTTTCTGGAG GACGCGCTCTCTGGCCGCCCAGTGAGAGTGCTGACGTTCCCCGAACCCCGCCACGgtctgaggaggcagaagagagacTGGGTCGTCCCACCCATCATTGTCCAAGAGAACCAGAGAGGCCCCTACCCGAAAAAGCTGGCTCAG GTCAAGTCTAACAAGGACAAAGAAGCCAAGGTTTTCTACAGTGTCACTGGCCCAGGAGCCGACCAAGCCCCTCAGAGCCTGTTCATCATGGAAAGGGAAACCGGCTGGCTGGCGGTGACGACGGTCCTGGACCGAGAGCAGAGGTCCCAGTACACC CTGTTCCTTCACGCCCTGTCGTCAGACGGGGTTGCGGTGGAGGACCCCATGGAGACGGTGATCGCGGTGACAGACCAGAACGACAACAGGCCCCGATTCACCCAGGAGGTCTTTGAGGGGTCCGTGATGGAAGGAGCCCTCCCAG GGACCTCTGTGATGCAGGTGTCGGCCACAGACCCAGACGACAGCGAGAACACACTCAACGCGGCCATCGCCTACACCCTGCTCAGCCAAGACCCCCCACTGCCACGCAGCCTCATGTTTACCATCAACCAGAACACAGGGGTCATCAGTCTGCTCAGCTCTGGGCTGGACCAAAAG AGCTTCCCGGTGTACGTGCTGAAGGTCCAGGCTGCCGACCTCCAAGGCAACGGCTTGAGTGCAACTGCCATAGCCATCATCAGGGTCGTGGACAGCAGCGCCCGCCCTCCCATCTGCAGCCCC CCACTAGGAAAAGCCTCTGAGGAGCGGCCCGGCAGGACCCCGCGGCAAGGGCGCCGTAACCGGCCCTGCCCGGCGGGCCCGGCCTCGGACCCCCGTCCCCCAGGGCCCGGCCAGGCCGAGGGGCCGGGACGCCGCCAGGACCGGCcagagggaggggagggcgcCCAGCCGTCCCGAGCGCTTACCGCCCGCCTTTtacggatggggaaactgaggcaaggccTGACTGTGGGGGCAGTAAGAATCGAAGTCTTAGCTGGCCCCTGA